A window of Hypnocyclicus thermotrophus contains these coding sequences:
- a CDS encoding methionine ABC transporter permease, translated as MDNILRLLIPSIWETLYMVFWSTIFSTILGGPLGILLLITKKDNILSMPKLNRILDATINILRSFPFIILMILVFPLSRIIVGTTIGSTATIVPLSISAAPFVARIIESALREVDKGLIEASLSLGASPFEIIIKVLIPEAMPSIANGLTITIINLLGYSAMAGAIGGGGLGDLAIRYGYQRFKMDIMIISVIVIIILVQIIQYIGDKIVFYIKKNR; from the coding sequence ATGGATAATATTTTAAGATTATTAATCCCTTCAATCTGGGAGACATTATATATGGTATTTTGGTCAACAATTTTTTCAACTATTTTAGGAGGACCTTTAGGTATATTATTACTAATTACTAAAAAAGACAATATTTTATCTATGCCAAAATTAAATAGAATTTTAGATGCTACTATAAATATTTTACGTTCTTTTCCTTTTATTATTTTAATGATATTAGTCTTTCCATTATCAAGAATAATAGTAGGAACTACAATAGGCTCTACTGCTACTATTGTTCCACTTTCCATATCTGCAGCTCCATTTGTTGCTAGAATAATAGAAAGCGCTCTTAGAGAAGTCGATAAAGGACTTATAGAAGCTTCATTATCCCTTGGAGCTTCTCCATTTGAAATAATTATAAAAGTACTTATACCAGAAGCTATGCCAAGTATTGCAAATGGGCTTACTATTACAATTATTAACTTGCTTGGATATTCTGCAATGGCAGGTGCTATTGGTGGTGGTGGTTTAGGCGATTTAGCTATTCGATATGGATATCAAAGATTTAAAATGGATATAATGATAATTTCTGTAATTGTAATAATTATTTTAGTTCAAATTATTCAATATATTGGTGATAAAATAGTTTTTTATATTAAAAAAAATAGATAA
- a CDS encoding methionine ABC transporter ATP-binding protein, whose protein sequence is MIQIKNLNKIYHSNGKEIHAVKNLNLTIEKNDIFGIMGLSGAGKSSFIRMLNRLEEPTSGNIIINGKNIINFKKKELRNFRKKTGMIFQHFNLLSSRTVRDNVAFALEIAKWKKKDINNRVSELLELVELSDKANFYPSQLSGGQKQRVAIARALANNPEILLSDEATSALDPKTTKSILELLKKIQEKLGLTIILITHQMEVIRYICNKTAIIQYGEIVEKGKTEEIFINPKSKITKELVAHLIPEEKDEIDLLKKNNCKIIKIIYTGEIVDKPIISKLVRKFDIDVNLIGGSINKLITTNIGHLIVEFEGDLKNQENAINWLKNQNLEIEVLYNG, encoded by the coding sequence TTGATTCAAATAAAAAATCTAAATAAAATTTATCATTCTAATGGAAAAGAAATCCACGCAGTAAAAAATTTGAATTTAACAATTGAAAAAAATGATATCTTTGGCATTATGGGATTGAGTGGTGCTGGAAAGTCATCATTTATAAGAATGTTAAATCGATTAGAAGAACCTACTAGTGGAAATATTATTATTAATGGAAAAAATATTATTAATTTTAAAAAAAAAGAACTTAGAAATTTTAGAAAAAAAACAGGAATGATATTTCAACATTTTAATTTATTATCTTCTAGAACTGTAAGAGATAATGTGGCATTTGCTCTCGAGATAGCTAAATGGAAGAAAAAAGATATTAATAATAGAGTAAGCGAACTACTTGAATTAGTAGAATTATCTGATAAAGCAAACTTTTATCCTAGTCAGCTTAGTGGCGGTCAAAAACAAAGAGTTGCTATCGCTAGAGCACTTGCTAATAATCCTGAAATTTTATTGTCTGATGAAGCTACTAGTGCTCTTGATCCTAAAACAACAAAATCTATACTCGAACTCTTAAAAAAAATTCAAGAAAAATTAGGATTAACTATAATACTTATTACACATCAAATGGAAGTAATTAGATATATCTGTAACAAAACAGCTATTATACAATATGGAGAAATTGTTGAAAAAGGAAAAACAGAAGAAATTTTTATAAATCCTAAAAGTAAAATTACTAAAGAACTAGTTGCACATTTAATCCCAGAAGAAAAAGATGAGATAGATTTATTAAAGAAAAATAATTGTAAAATTATAAAGATTATTTACACAGGAGAAATTGTAGATAAACCTATTATTTCAAAATTAGTTAGAAAATTTGATATAGACGTAAATTTAATTGGTGGAAGTATAAATAAACTTATAACTACTAATATAGGTCATTTAATAGTTGAATTTGAGGGTGATTTAAAAAATCAAGAAAATGCTATTAATTGGTTAAAAAATCAAAATTTAGAAATAGAGGTGCTTTATAATGGATAA
- a CDS encoding glycosyltransferase family 9 protein, giving the protein MENAILVLLPNKPFLGNQITQIPFFEEIKGNKKIITVGTKKSYFVIKNLGYIDLAFEYRKKSFLDLFKIIKKIKKDYNVTEVYNFRYRSIRISFILALFFRNITGYLNKRKNPLSIFYKKKKIFNKKEYIAHNYLKLCDGKLEEYYLENVRRKKSISIIPGGSNDFKKYPLSKYLKVVREFENDYEINFILGNDMLKEQEELKPYKEKYNLVIGEKLDKLRMLLQETSLVISNDCGPSHFAHIYNTPRISLFAGNTNPREWFNKTDKSILLESSNRDNIDSIREEDIIISARKILNR; this is encoded by the coding sequence ATGGAAAATGCAATTTTAGTTCTTTTACCTAATAAACCTTTTTTGGGTAATCAGATAACTCAAATACCTTTTTTTGAAGAAATAAAAGGAAATAAGAAAATAATAACTGTAGGAACAAAGAAATCTTATTTTGTAATAAAAAACTTAGGTTATATAGATTTGGCGTTTGAATATAGAAAAAAAAGTTTTTTGGATTTGTTTAAAATTATAAAAAAAATAAAGAAAGATTATAATGTAACTGAAGTTTATAATTTTAGATATAGGTCGATAAGAATATCTTTTATATTGGCTTTGTTTTTTAGAAATATTACAGGGTATTTAAATAAACGTAAAAATCCATTATCGATTTTTTACAAGAAAAAAAAGATCTTTAATAAAAAAGAGTATATCGCGCATAACTATTTGAAGCTTTGTGATGGAAAACTAGAAGAATATTATTTAGAGAATGTAAGAAGAAAGAAAAGTATAAGTATCATTCCAGGTGGGAGTAATGACTTTAAAAAATATCCTTTGTCAAAATATTTAAAAGTTGTAAGAGAATTTGAAAATGATTATGAAATAAACTTTATATTAGGAAATGATATGTTGAAAGAACAAGAAGAACTAAAGCCTTATAAAGAGAAGTATAACTTAGTTATAGGAGAAAAACTTGACAAACTTAGAATGTTATTACAAGAGACTTCTCTTGTGATATCTAATGATTGTGGACCAAGTCATTTTGCTCATATTTATAATACTCCAAGAATAAGTTTGTTTGCAGGAAATACTAATCCAAGAGAATGGTTTAATAAGACTGATAAGTCAATATTATTAGAGAGTAGTAATAGAGATAATATAGATAGTATAAGAGAAGAGGATATTATAATATCAGCTAGAAAAATACTAAATAGATAA
- a CDS encoding 4Fe-4S domain-containing protein yields the protein MKEFKVTEECISCRACVGVAEENFNMNKENKAFVFSQPKNNDELKKCEKAKSICPVNAIIEIKQKDIDPIFANANVKDTLDKYTDLKDVLIKLSPKFKRIQNPIMYNTLAKFVTFKEAAKVTGISICEILHTINEYLGVEKKLVENMPECITAMKDNNDFEMKSEKITWKESNERFIYNNETVEELIKKTSKLKPQENIVILSVEFPTELLKVIEGLNFKYNIEKNREFRISIFNPEIDKKVNWKDRKNEFDILDVREMETDPFDIIIKKAYSLKEDDGFILIQKFNPIPMINMLSEMGFENIIEEKNKQEIWIYFHKKIERKNKENIKNDKVDVVIQSATPVAYPVMMKLLQSEKIRKSINIKELKVWNETEKHLGWIANGKADISFSALITSSKLKNSDVKIPALFVWDNFVILTRYKADSFKDLIGKEIYTPLFDEAPPAKITKYLIKASGFNVDDFKFKYGKPFGRPEKIYLDFITGKADTVVLREPEAAYAIKTMKDRKENFSIISYNKIWNDINNGFGSFPNAGLVLKGKFVRKHPELTKVLLEELKEAINWVIKNKKEAAKLSFDIMRQSPDKIEEFLDRVNFKYVDGEELIDKVKQYFNILVKEKIVNDTIDEKFLSIFKLD from the coding sequence ATGAAAGAATTTAAAGTTACAGAAGAATGTATAAGTTGTAGAGCTTGTGTTGGCGTGGCAGAAGAAAATTTTAATATGAATAAAGAAAATAAAGCATTTGTGTTTTCACAACCAAAAAATAATGATGAACTTAAAAAATGTGAAAAAGCAAAATCTATATGTCCTGTAAATGCTATAATAGAAATAAAACAAAAAGATATAGATCCAATATTTGCCAATGCAAATGTAAAAGATACATTAGATAAATACACTGATCTAAAAGATGTTTTAATAAAATTATCCCCAAAATTTAAAAGAATACAAAATCCTATTATGTACAATACTTTAGCAAAATTTGTAACTTTTAAAGAAGCTGCCAAGGTTACAGGTATCTCTATATGTGAAATTTTACATACAATAAATGAATATTTAGGAGTAGAAAAAAAATTAGTAGAAAATATGCCTGAATGTATAACTGCAATGAAAGATAACAATGATTTTGAAATGAAAAGTGAAAAAATAACATGGAAAGAAAGTAATGAAAGATTTATTTATAATAATGAAACTGTAGAAGAATTAATTAAAAAAACATCAAAATTAAAACCACAAGAAAATATAGTAATATTATCTGTAGAGTTCCCAACAGAATTATTAAAAGTGATAGAAGGATTAAATTTTAAATATAATATTGAAAAAAATAGAGAATTTAGAATATCAATATTTAATCCAGAAATTGATAAAAAAGTAAATTGGAAAGATAGAAAAAATGAATTTGATATATTAGATGTACGAGAAATGGAAACAGATCCATTTGATATAATAATTAAAAAAGCATATTCTTTAAAAGAAGATGATGGATTTATATTAATTCAAAAATTCAATCCTATTCCTATGATTAACATGTTAAGTGAAATGGGATTTGAAAATATTATTGAAGAAAAAAACAAACAAGAAATCTGGATATATTTTCATAAAAAAATAGAAAGAAAAAATAAGGAAAATATAAAAAATGATAAAGTAGATGTAGTAATTCAATCAGCAACACCAGTTGCTTATCCAGTTATGATGAAATTATTACAATCTGAAAAAATAAGGAAATCTATAAATATAAAAGAATTAAAAGTTTGGAATGAAACAGAAAAACATTTAGGTTGGATAGCTAATGGAAAAGCTGATATAAGTTTTTCTGCACTTATTACTTCTTCTAAATTGAAAAATAGTGATGTTAAAATACCTGCTTTATTTGTATGGGATAATTTTGTAATTTTAACAAGATATAAAGCTGATAGTTTTAAAGATTTAATAGGAAAAGAGATATATACTCCATTATTTGATGAAGCTCCTCCAGCAAAAATAACTAAATACTTAATAAAAGCTAGTGGCTTTAATGTAGATGATTTTAAATTTAAATATGGAAAACCATTTGGAAGACCAGAAAAAATATATTTAGATTTTATAACAGGGAAAGCAGATACTGTAGTATTAAGAGAACCTGAAGCTGCATATGCAATAAAAACAATGAAAGATAGAAAAGAAAACTTTTCTATAATTTCATATAACAAAATATGGAATGATATAAATAATGGATTTGGAAGTTTTCCTAATGCCGGATTAGTATTAAAAGGGAAATTTGTAAGAAAACATCCTGAATTAACAAAAGTATTATTAGAAGAACTAAAAGAAGCTATAAATTGGGTTATCAAAAATAAAAAAGAGGCTGCTAAATTATCTTTTGATATAATGAGACAATCTCCAGATAAAATTGAAGAATTTTTAGATAGAGTTAACTTTAAATATGTTGATGGCGAGGAACTTATAGATAAAGTAAAACAATATTTTAACATACTAGTTAAAGAAAAAATAGTAAATGATACAATAGATGAAAAATTTTTAAGCATATTTAAATTGGATTAA
- a CDS encoding aconitate hydratase translates to MGMSLAYKILSKNLINGELKAGNEIEVKVNQTLTQDSTGTMVYLQLEAMGIKDIKTDLSVAYIDHNTLQAGFENADDHTFIKTAAAKYGIIFSKPGNGICHQLHLERFGKPGNILLGSDSHTPTGGGMGMIAIGAGGLDVAVAMAKGSYFLTVPKVLNVELKGKLKPWVSAKDVILKVLQELTVKGGVGYIVEYTGEGVKSLSLTDRATITNMGAELGATTSIFPSDEITYDFLKRQKRANDYTELAADIDANYDKKIVINLDELKPMAAFPHSPDAVKEITEENKIKVDQVAIGSCTNSSYTDLMKVAAILKGKRINPDVDLVISPGSSNILKMMADNGALGELISAGARILEAACGPCIGMGQAPKSNAISLRTFNRNFKGRCGTKNADVYLVSPEVAAVSALEGYLTNPMNYGEAPKIELPKEFQVYENYFIYPPKNREGLEVIMGPNIKPFPLNNALENSITKNVILKTGDNITTDDIMPSNAKLLPFRSNIPKLSESCFATIVDDFKARSEKYNGGFVIGGDNYGQGSSREHAALVPLYLKVKAVIAKSFARIHKANLINSGILPLVFENKEDYNNIDEFDELVLNNCIDSVKAGIFTIVNKTKNKEFKAILEVSDREKAILLEGGYLNYAKK, encoded by the coding sequence ATGGGGATGAGTTTAGCCTATAAGATTTTATCTAAAAATCTTATTAATGGAGAATTAAAAGCCGGAAATGAAATAGAAGTAAAAGTTAATCAAACGTTAACTCAAGATTCAACAGGTACAATGGTTTATTTGCAATTAGAAGCTATGGGAATAAAAGATATAAAAACAGATTTATCTGTAGCATATATTGATCACAATACTTTGCAAGCTGGTTTTGAAAATGCTGATGATCATACATTTATAAAAACAGCTGCAGCAAAATATGGAATAATTTTTTCAAAACCTGGAAATGGTATATGTCATCAATTACATTTAGAAAGGTTTGGTAAACCAGGTAATATTTTACTTGGTTCAGATAGCCATACTCCAACAGGTGGAGGAATGGGTATGATAGCTATTGGTGCTGGGGGGCTTGATGTAGCTGTAGCTATGGCAAAAGGAAGTTATTTTTTAACTGTACCTAAAGTATTAAATGTAGAATTAAAAGGTAAATTAAAACCTTGGGTAAGCGCAAAAGATGTAATATTAAAAGTATTACAAGAACTTACAGTTAAAGGCGGAGTAGGATATATAGTAGAATATACTGGTGAAGGAGTAAAATCACTTTCACTTACAGATAGAGCTACTATTACAAATATGGGAGCTGAACTTGGAGCAACTACTTCAATATTTCCAAGTGATGAAATTACTTATGATTTCTTAAAAAGACAAAAAAGAGCTAATGATTATACAGAATTAGCAGCTGATATTGATGCAAATTATGATAAAAAAATTGTCATTAATCTAGATGAGTTGAAACCTATGGCAGCATTTCCACATAGTCCAGATGCAGTAAAAGAAATAACAGAAGAAAATAAAATAAAAGTTGATCAAGTAGCTATCGGTTCTTGTACAAATTCTTCATATACTGATCTTATGAAAGTTGCTGCAATACTAAAAGGGAAAAGAATAAATCCAGATGTTGATCTAGTAATATCACCTGGTTCAAGTAATATATTAAAAATGATGGCTGATAATGGAGCTCTTGGAGAGCTTATTAGTGCTGGAGCAAGAATTTTAGAAGCAGCTTGTGGACCATGTATAGGAATGGGACAGGCGCCTAAATCAAATGCTATATCACTTCGTACTTTTAATAGAAATTTTAAGGGCAGATGTGGTACTAAAAATGCTGATGTTTATTTAGTTTCTCCAGAAGTAGCGGCTGTTTCAGCTCTTGAAGGATATTTAACTAATCCAATGAATTATGGAGAAGCACCTAAAATAGAATTACCTAAAGAGTTTCAAGTATATGAAAATTATTTTATATATCCACCTAAAAATAGAGAAGGTCTCGAAGTAATAATGGGACCAAATATTAAACCATTTCCATTAAATAATGCTTTAGAAAATAGTATTACTAAAAATGTAATATTAAAAACAGGAGATAATATTACTACAGATGATATTATGCCTTCGAATGCAAAATTATTACCATTTAGATCAAATATACCAAAATTATCTGAAAGTTGTTTTGCTACAATAGTAGATGATTTTAAAGCAAGGTCAGAAAAATATAATGGTGGATTTGTAATAGGTGGAGATAATTATGGACAAGGTTCAAGTAGAGAACATGCAGCTTTAGTTCCTTTATATTTAAAAGTAAAAGCTGTTATTGCAAAATCATTTGCTAGAATTCATAAAGCAAATCTTATAAATTCAGGGATTTTACCATTAGTATTTGAAAATAAAGAAGATTATAATAATATTGATGAATTTGATGAATTAGTACTTAATAATTGTATCGATAGTGTAAAAGCAGGTATATTTACAATAGTAAATAAAACTAAAAATAAAGAGTTTAAAGCTATTTTAGAAGTATCAGATAGAGAAAAAGCAATACTTCTTGAAGGTGGATACTTAAACTATGCAAAAAAATAA
- a CDS encoding isocitrate/isopropylmalate dehydrogenase family protein: MYNVTLIPGDGIGPEIAAITKKIIDATKVKINWEEVNAGIDVYEKTGELVPNNVFESIEKNKIALKGPITTPIGKGFRSINVQLRKKYDLYSNVREVKSFEGIKSRYENIDMVIFRENTEGLYIGKENKIDEETVEAIKVITKKGSTRIVKAAFEYAKKNNKKVVTVAHKANILKFADGLFLNCAREVAKDYPEIELKEVIIDNMCMQMVINPNQFEVIVTMNLYGDILSDLAAGLIGGLGMAPGANIGEDIAIFEAVHGSAPDIAGKNLANPTALLLSGISMLRYLGENKRADIILTALKETFKEGKVLTKDLGGNATTTEFGDYLVDKISALL; encoded by the coding sequence ATGTATAATGTAACTTTAATTCCAGGTGACGGTATAGGACCAGAAATAGCCGCGATTACTAAAAAAATAATTGATGCTACAAAAGTAAAAATAAATTGGGAAGAGGTTAACGCTGGAATAGATGTATATGAAAAAACAGGAGAATTAGTACCCAATAATGTATTTGAAAGTATCGAAAAAAATAAAATTGCATTAAAAGGGCCTATTACTACTCCTATAGGAAAAGGTTTTAGAAGTATAAATGTTCAACTTAGAAAAAAATATGATCTATATTCAAATGTTAGAGAAGTAAAAAGCTTTGAAGGAATAAAAAGTAGATATGAAAATATAGATATGGTTATATTTAGAGAAAATACAGAAGGTTTATATATAGGTAAAGAAAATAAAATTGATGAAGAAACAGTTGAAGCTATAAAAGTAATTACTAAAAAAGGAAGTACAAGAATAGTAAAAGCTGCTTTTGAATATGCTAAAAAAAATAATAAAAAAGTTGTTACGGTAGCACATAAAGCCAATATTTTAAAATTTGCTGATGGGTTATTTTTAAATTGTGCTAGAGAAGTAGCAAAGGACTATCCAGAAATAGAATTAAAAGAAGTAATTATTGATAATATGTGTATGCAAATGGTAATTAATCCAAATCAATTTGAAGTAATAGTTACTATGAATTTATATGGGGATATTCTATCTGATTTAGCTGCTGGTTTAATTGGAGGATTAGGTATGGCTCCAGGAGCTAATATTGGGGAAGATATTGCGATATTTGAAGCTGTTCATGGTAGTGCTCCAGATATTGCCGGTAAAAATTTAGCAAATCCAACTGCACTTCTTTTATCTGGAATATCTATGTTAAGATATCTTGGTGAAAATAAAAGAGCAGATATAATATTAACAGCATTAAAAGAAACATTTAAAGAAGGAAAAGTATTAACAAAAGATTTGGGAGGTAATGCAACTACTACAGAATTTGGAGATTATTTAGTAGATAAAATCTCTGCACTTCTTTAA
- a CDS encoding citrate/2-methylcitrate synthase produces MISESNIKTLNKLIEHAKENNKINPTYYDLYDIKRGLRNNNGTGVLVGLTEVGSVHGYVIEDDKKIPREGKLFYRGIEINEIVNGFQEDKRYGFEETIYLLLFGKLPNKKELDDFNKLLGSMRNLPSGFNENFILKLPSKDVMNLLQRTILFLYSLDDNPDDISINNIVKQSLYLIARFPTIIAYGYQAKVYNYDNKSLFIHPAREDYSTAENILHMSRADSKFTRIEAEVLDLSLVMHAEHGGGNNSAFATHVVSSSGTDTYSAIATAVGSLKGPKHGGANIKVRNMIDNIKENVKNYSNKEELKKYLKQILNKEVFDKQGLIYGMGHAIYTISDPRAMLLKEKARELAIDKNAVKEFELYENIELLTKEIFLEQKNKLICANVDLYSGFVYSMLNIPQELYTPLFATARIASWCAHRIEQILSDKKIIRPAYKNVSSINKYVKLKDR; encoded by the coding sequence ATGATATCAGAATCAAATATTAAAACATTAAATAAATTAATAGAACATGCAAAAGAAAATAATAAAATTAATCCTACTTATTATGATCTGTATGATATAAAAAGAGGATTAAGAAACAATAATGGAACTGGAGTTCTTGTTGGACTTACAGAAGTAGGATCAGTTCATGGATATGTTATTGAAGATGATAAAAAAATACCTCGTGAAGGAAAACTTTTTTATAGAGGCATAGAAATAAATGAAATAGTTAATGGTTTCCAAGAAGATAAACGATATGGATTTGAAGAAACTATTTATCTTTTACTTTTTGGAAAACTTCCAAATAAAAAAGAATTAGACGATTTTAATAAATTATTAGGAAGTATGAGAAATCTTCCATCTGGATTTAATGAAAATTTTATTTTAAAACTTCCAAGTAAAGATGTAATGAACCTTTTACAAAGAACAATTTTATTTTTATACTCATTAGATGATAATCCAGATGATATATCTATTAATAATATAGTTAAACAAAGTTTATATCTTATTGCTAGATTCCCTACTATAATAGCTTATGGATATCAAGCAAAAGTTTATAATTATGACAATAAAAGCTTATTTATCCATCCAGCTAGAGAGGATTATAGTACAGCTGAAAATATACTTCATATGAGTAGAGCTGATTCTAAATTTACAAGAATTGAAGCTGAAGTATTAGATTTATCTTTAGTTATGCATGCAGAACATGGTGGAGGAAATAACTCTGCTTTTGCTACACACGTTGTATCATCTAGTGGTACAGACACTTACTCTGCTATTGCTACAGCAGTTGGATCATTAAAAGGACCTAAGCATGGTGGTGCAAATATAAAAGTAAGAAATATGATAGATAATATTAAAGAAAATGTAAAAAATTATTCTAATAAAGAAGAATTAAAAAAATATCTTAAACAAATTTTAAATAAAGAAGTTTTTGATAAACAAGGTCTTATTTATGGAATGGGACATGCTATTTATACTATTTCTGACCCTAGAGCAATGTTATTAAAAGAAAAAGCTAGAGAATTGGCTATAGATAAAAATGCTGTAAAAGAATTTGAATTATACGAAAATATTGAATTATTAACTAAAGAAATTTTTTTAGAACAAAAAAATAAATTAATTTGTGCTAATGTGGATTTATATTCAGGGTTTGTTTATTCAATGCTTAATATACCACAAGAATTATACACGCCACTTTTTGCAACAGCTAGAATAGCAAGTTGGTGTGCTCATAGAATCGAACAAATTTTAAGTGATAAAAAAATTATAAGACCTGCTTATAAAAATGTAAGTAGTATTAATAAATATGTAAAATTAAAAGATAGATAA
- a CDS encoding HD domain-containing phosphohydrolase codes for MNELFHTETIKNNEKNIGKKKWKIIIADDEPDIHSVTKLVLKDFKYDNKKLELINCYNDKETKHALINNKDTAIILLDVVMNKNNSGLEIVKFIRNELNNRSIRIILRTGQPGLAPERNIILNYDINDYKEKTELTAQKLITSIISSLRAYKEIINIERNKLVLEKIISIAPKLFKLEHNLKSFSKLIADEFKDTFDIDKSFILCVKKKSFNIIHSFSIEKEEIKNIYKNLFLNSNIECLKRPKDSLIKENIFVGCLKYFNNKKLYVYFENTEPLSDIDKNLINIFWKNIGTAVENIILNEEILSTQKDVILTLGEAIENRSEKTNFHVKRISEYAYLFAKKYGLDEHKSKILKYAAPLHDIGKIGITEKILNKPTKLKFEEFEVAKQHAQIGHNILKISKRALLQASAIIAYEHHEKWDGTGYPRGLKGKEINIFSRIISICDVFDSMLHPKIYRKEYSLEKTLEYIKSEKGKHFEPKLVDILLENIEEFIKIKNKIKNS; via the coding sequence ATGAATGAACTATTTCATACAGAAACTATAAAAAACAATGAAAAAAATATAGGAAAAAAGAAATGGAAGATAATTATTGCTGATGATGAACCAGATATACATTCTGTAACTAAATTAGTTTTAAAAGATTTTAAATATGATAATAAAAAATTAGAATTAATTAACTGCTATAATGATAAAGAAACAAAACATGCATTAATTAATAATAAAGATACTGCTATTATATTATTAGATGTTGTAATGAATAAAAATAATTCTGGTTTAGAAATAGTTAAATTTATTAGAAATGAATTAAATAATAGAAGTATTAGAATAATATTAAGAACAGGACAACCTGGCTTAGCGCCAGAAAGAAATATTATATTAAATTATGATATAAATGATTATAAAGAAAAAACAGAATTAACAGCTCAAAAACTTATTACATCTATAATATCTTCCCTTAGAGCATATAAAGAAATCATAAATATTGAAAGAAATAAACTTGTATTAGAAAAAATTATTTCTATTGCTCCCAAATTATTTAAACTTGAACATAATTTAAAAAGTTTTTCAAAATTAATTGCTGATGAATTTAAAGATACTTTTGATATAGATAAAAGTTTTATTTTATGTGTAAAAAAGAAGAGTTTTAATATTATTCATAGTTTTTCTATAGAGAAAGAAGAAATTAAAAATATTTATAAAAATTTGTTTTTAAATAGTAATATAGAGTGTCTAAAGCGGCCTAAAGATAGTTTGATTAAAGAGAATATTTTTGTAGGTTGCCTAAAATATTTTAATAATAAAAAATTGTATGTATATTTTGAAAATACAGAGCCTTTAAGTGATATAGATAAAAATTTAATAAATATATTTTGGAAAAATATAGGAACTGCCGTTGAAAATATTATTTTAAATGAAGAGATTTTATCTACACAAAAAGATGTTATACTTACATTAGGAGAAGCCATTGAAAACAGATCAGAAAAAACAAATTTTCATGTAAAAAGAATTTCAGAATATGCGTATTTATTTGCTAAAAAATATGGTCTTGATGAACACAAATCTAAAATACTTAAATATGCTGCACCATTACATGATATAGGAAAAATTGGAATAACAGAAAAAATATTAAATAAACCTACAAAACTTAAATTTGAAGAATTTGAAGTAGCAAAACAACATGCACAAATAGGACATAATATTTTAAAAATTTCAAAACGAGCTTTATTACAAGCAAGTGCTATAATAGCATATGAACATCATGAAAAATGGGATGGAACTGGATATCCAAGAGGTTTAAAAGGTAAAGAAATAAATATTTTTTCTAGAATAATTAGTATTTGTGATGTATTTGATTCCATGTTACATCCTAAAATATATAGAAAAGAATATTCTTTAGAAAAGACTTTAGAATATATAAAATCTGAAAAAGGTAAACATTTCGAACCAAAATTAGTTGATATTTTATTAGAAAATATAGAAGAATTTATAAAAATTAAAAATAAAATTAAAAACTCTTGA